A single genomic interval of Asterias amurensis chromosome 1, ASM3211899v1 harbors:
- the LOC139940702 gene encoding carbohydrate sulfotransferase 3-like → MARQISASNNCRVFLVGVAGFLSSALIFMLAGGAAWLDGSVYQPHGRHLRPTVNRAVSSGVGDGEMKVRGPTTLRDETANPQVGFQKSGQPRLCTSIPKPRTTEDTPSGAKIIILASMRTGSSFVGEMFGQNSNIFYLFEPGLALHTTLHQRGAVFLQPLYIDLLDSIYQCHLTGYEYYSKWLSRLVPEEILKKAPAMYRVLCSKSNSSSHCGKVTPQHFMQICMDLKKVAIKSIRISDIGSLLPLIKDKTVNLKVIHLVRDPRGMIASRVLAMNGIKNVTDKEGSFTDGTRASLIDYCWNNLHNTDVGKNLPKFQDNYLLLRYEDVSLDPHEAARRIYNFTGLGAVPGNVSRWIQEHTSAHIAGTYSTSRVSSQVYQSWRSRLSFPTVKTIEEVGTCSQMMQRFGYLPAKDKEHLTNLNISLLSDTLPVLKQDIYAV, encoded by the coding sequence ATGGCTCGTCAAATCTCAGCTTCTAATAATTGCAGAGTATTTCTAGTTGGGGTAGCAGGTTTTCTATCATCAGCGTTGATATTTATGCTCGCTGGTGGTGCTGCGTGGCTAGACGGTTCAGTTTACCAACCCCATGGACGTCACTTAAGGCCTACCGTGAACCGGGCTGTATCATCGGGAGTTGGTGATGGGGAGATGAAGGTGCGAGGACCCACCACATTGCGAGACGAAACAGCTAATCCTCAAGTCGGTTTTCAGAAGTCTGGACAACCCCGACTTTGTACTTCTATTCCCAAACCCAGGACAACCGAAGATACTCCAAGCGGTGCGAAGATTATTATCTTAGCATCAATGAGAACTGGATCTTCCTTCGTTGGTGAGATGTTCGGCCAAAATAGTAACATTTTCTACCTTTTTGAACCCGGCCTTGCACTTCATACCACTCTCCATCAACGAGGTGCTGTATTCTTACAGCCGCTTTACATTGATTTGTTGGACAGCATTTATCAATGTCACCTGACTGGGTATGAATATTATTCAAAATGGTTATCGAGGCTGGTTCCAGAAGAAATTTTAAAGAAAGCCCCAGCGATGTACAGAGTGCTGTGCTCCAAGTCCAACAGTTCTTCTCACTGTGGGAAAGTTACACCACAGCATTTCATGCAAATATGTATGGATTTGAAGAAAGTTGCGATCAAATCAATTCGTATCTCTGACATTGGAAGTCTGTTACCATTGATCAAAGACAAGACGGTCAATCTGAAAGTGATTCATCTCGTTCGGGATCCGAGAGGGATGATCGCTTCGCGGGTGCTTGCCATGAACGGAATTAAGAATGTGACGGACAAAGAGGGATCATTTACGGACGGAACGAGGGCATCACTTATCGACTACTGTTGGAACAACTTGCACAACACGGACGTGGGGAAGAACCTGCCCAAATTCCAAGACAACTATTTACTCCTGAGGTACGAGGATGTCTCTTTGGATCCACACGAAGCGGCTCGACGCATCTATAATTTCACCGGTCTTGGTGCTGTTCCTGGGAACGTGTCCAGGTGGATTCAAGAACACACGAGTGCTCACATAGCCGGGACTTACTCCACCTCACGAGTGTCAAGTCAAGTCTACCAATCTTGGCGCTCTAGACTCAGTTTCCCAACTGTTAAAACCATTGAGGAAGTTGGAACCTGTTCTCAAATGATGCAAAGATTTGGTTATCTCCCAGCTAAAGATAAAGAACATCTGACTAATCTAAACATCTCCCTTTTATCTGACACTCTGCCTGTTCTAAAACAGGATATCTACGCTGTGTGA
- the LOC139941768 gene encoding carbohydrate sulfotransferase 3-like, with protein sequence MAQQTSASRNVSKVFLVGAAGFLSAALIFMLAGGAAWLDGTTYQPIPHIGFQSSRQQSRLCTQTQDKHMTTEDTPSGEKIIILASMRTGSSFVGQMFGQNSDIFYLFEPGTFLQIALRQRGEIFSQSLYIDMLDSLYRCNLTGYEYYSKWLSTQDPKSLLQQAPNMFKLFCSKPDISSEVHCGSVTHDSFVRTCMNLKKVAIKSIRISDIVSLLPLIKDKTVNLKVIHLVRDPRGMIASRVLAMNDIKKTADKVESFTDDTKTALINYCWNNLHNTDVGTNMPKFRDNYLLLRYEDVSLDPHEAARRIYNFTGLGAVPGNVSRWIQEHTSAHVAGTYSTSRVSSQVYQSWRSSLNFPTVKTIEEVGTCSQMMQRFGYLPAKDQDHLTNLNISLLSDNVPDVKRDIYAFDKPY encoded by the exons ATGGCTCAACAAACCTCAGCTTCTAGAAACGTTAGTAAAGTTTTCCTAGTTGGAGCAGCAGGCTTTTTATCGGCAGCGTTAATATTCATGCTCGCTGGTGGTGCTGCGTGGCTGGATGGTACCACTTACCAACCTATTCCTCACATTGGTTTTCAGAGTTCCAGACA ACAATCCCGGCTTTGTACTCAAACTCAGGACAAACACATGACAACTGAAGATACTCCAAGCGGTGAAAAGATTATTATCTTAGCATCAATGAGAACTGGATCTTCCTTCGTTGGCCAGATGTTCGGCCAAAATAGTGACATTTTCTACCTATTTGAACCCGGCACTTTCCTTCAAATTGCCCTCCGCCAACGAGGTGAGATATTCTCGCAGTCGCTTTACATTGATATGTTGGACAGCCTTTATCGGTGTAACTTGACTGGCTATGAATATTATTCAAAATGGTTATCGACGCAAGACCCCAAAAGTTTGTTACAGCAAGCTCCGAATATGTTTAAACTGTTTTGCTCCAAACCAGATATTTCGTCTGAGGTACACTGTGGGAGTGTGACACATGACAGTTTCGTGCGCACATGTATGAATTTGAAGAAAGTTGCGATCAAATCAATTCGTATCTCTGATATTGTAAGTCTGTTACCGTTGATCAAAGACAAGACGGTCAATCTGAAAGTGATTCATCTCGTTCGTGATCCGAGAGGGATGATCGCTTCGCGGGTGCTTGCCATGAACGATATCAAGAAAACGGCAGACAAAGTAGAATCATTTACGGACGACACAAAGACAGCACTTATCAATTATTGTTGGAACAACTTGCACAACACGGACGTGGGGACCAACATGCCCAAATTCCGAGACAACTATTTACTCCTGAGGTACGAGGATGTCTCTTTGGATCCACATGAAGCGGCTCGACGCATCTATAATTTCACCGGTCTTGGTGCTGTTCCTGGGAACGTGTCCAGGTGGATTCAAGAACACACGAGTGCTCACGTAGCCGGGACTTACTCCACCTCACGAGTGTCAAGTCAAGTCTACCAATCTTGGCGCTCTAGTCTTAATTTCCCAACTGTTAAAACCATTGAGGAAGTTGGAACCTGTTCTCAAATGATGCAAAGATTTGGCTATCTCCCAGCTAAAGATCAAGATCATCTGACTAATCTAAACATCTCTCTTTTATCTGACAATGTGCCGGATGTCAAACGGGATATATACGCCTTTGACAAACCATACTGA
- the LOC139940575 gene encoding carbohydrate sulfotransferase 3-like isoform X2: protein MNQPQEHRASQVMPITTVYMAVSPPEVGGGGEEGEIKVTENPHTGFQKSGQPRLCTSIPKPRTTEDTPSGVKIIILAAMRTGSSFVGEMFGQNSDIFYLFEPGLPLHNTLHQRGAVFLQPLFIDLLDSIYQCNLTGYEYYFKWLSGQVPEELLKKAPSVYKELCSKKSSNSSEFECGKMTPQHFMRICMNLNKVAIKSIRISDIGSLLPLIKDKTVNLKVIHLVRDPRGMIASRVLAMNDIKKTADKVETFTDGTRAALTNYCWNNLHNTDVGKNLPKFQDNYLLLRYEDVSLDPHEAARRIYNFTGLGAVPGNVSRWIQEHTSAHVAGTYSTSRVSSQVYQSWRSSLSFPTVKTIEEVGTCSKMMQRFGYLPAKDQDHLTNLNISLLSDKVPDVNQDMYFI from the coding sequence ATGAATCAGCCACAAGAACACCGTGCGAGTCAAGTTATGCCTATAACTACCGTCTACATGGCGGTATCGCCCCCGGAGGTTGGTGGCGGTGGTGAGGAAGGGGAGATCAAGGTGACGGAAAATCCTCACACCGGTTTTCAGAAGTCTGGACAACCCCGGCTTTGTACTTCTATTCCAAAACCCAGGACTACCGAAGATACTCCAAGCGGTGTGAAGATTATAATCTTAGCAGCAATGAGAACTGGATCTTCCTTCGTTGGTGAGATGTTCGGCCAAAATAGTGACATTTTCTATCTTTTTGAACCCGGCCTCCCCCTTCATAACACTCTTCATCAACGAGGTGCTGTATTCTTGCAGCCGCTTTTCATTGATTTGTTGGACAGCATTTATCAATGTAACTTGACTGgttatgaatattattttaaGTGGTTATCGGGGCAGGTTCCGGAAGAGTTGTTAAAGAAAGCCCCGAGTGTGTACAAAGAGCTTTGCTCCAAGAAGTCAAGTAATTCGTCTGAATTTGAGTGTGGGAAAATGACACCTCAGCATTTCATGCGCATATGTATGAATTTGAACAAAGTTGCGATCAAATCAATTCGTATCTCTGATATTGGAAGTCTGTTACCGTTGATCAAAGACAAGACGGTCAATCTGAAAGTGATTCATCTCGTTCGTGATCCGAGAGGGATGATCGCTTCTCGTGTGCTTGCCATGAACGATATCAAGAAAACGGCAGACAAAGTAGAAACATTTACGGACGGAACGAGGGCAGCACTTACCAATTATTGTTGGAACAATTTGCACAACACGGACGTGGGGAAGAACCTGCCCAAATTCCAAGACAACTATTTACTCCTGAGGTACGAGGATGTCTCTTTGGATCCACACGAAGCGGCTCGACGCATCTATAATTTCACTGGTCTTGGTGCTGTTCCTGGGAACGTGTCCAGGTGGATTCAAGAACACACGAGTGCTCACGTAGCCGGGACTTACTCCACCTCGCGAGTGTCAAGTCAAGTCTACCAATCTTGGCGCTCTAGTCTCAGTTTCCCAACTGTTAAAACCATTGAGGAAGTTGGAACCTGTtctaaaatgatgcaaagaTTTGGCTATCTCCCAGCTAAAGATCAAGATCATCTGACTAATCTAAACATCTCCCTTTTATCTGACAAAGTGCCGGATGTCAATCAGGATATGTACTTTATATGA
- the LOC139940575 gene encoding carbohydrate sulfotransferase 3-like isoform X1, producing the protein MAREIAKNFRVFVIGMFVFLSTACFVLIARNAASLDGSAVMNQPQEHRASQVMPITTVYMAVSPPEVGGGGEEGEIKVTENPHTGFQKSGQPRLCTSIPKPRTTEDTPSGVKIIILAAMRTGSSFVGEMFGQNSDIFYLFEPGLPLHNTLHQRGAVFLQPLFIDLLDSIYQCNLTGYEYYFKWLSGQVPEELLKKAPSVYKELCSKKSSNSSEFECGKMTPQHFMRICMNLNKVAIKSIRISDIGSLLPLIKDKTVNLKVIHLVRDPRGMIASRVLAMNDIKKTADKVETFTDGTRAALTNYCWNNLHNTDVGKNLPKFQDNYLLLRYEDVSLDPHEAARRIYNFTGLGAVPGNVSRWIQEHTSAHVAGTYSTSRVSSQVYQSWRSSLSFPTVKTIEEVGTCSKMMQRFGYLPAKDQDHLTNLNISLLSDKVPDVNQDMYFI; encoded by the coding sequence ATGGCTCGAGAAATCGCCAAGAACTTCAGGGTTTTTGTCATcggaatgtttgtttttttatcgaCAGCGTGTTTTGTTTTGATCGCCAGAAATGCTGCATCGCTGGATGGTTCTGCTGTTATGAATCAGCCACAAGAACACCGTGCGAGTCAAGTTATGCCTATAACTACCGTCTACATGGCGGTATCGCCCCCGGAGGTTGGTGGCGGTGGTGAGGAAGGGGAGATCAAGGTGACGGAAAATCCTCACACCGGTTTTCAGAAGTCTGGACAACCCCGGCTTTGTACTTCTATTCCAAAACCCAGGACTACCGAAGATACTCCAAGCGGTGTGAAGATTATAATCTTAGCAGCAATGAGAACTGGATCTTCCTTCGTTGGTGAGATGTTCGGCCAAAATAGTGACATTTTCTATCTTTTTGAACCCGGCCTCCCCCTTCATAACACTCTTCATCAACGAGGTGCTGTATTCTTGCAGCCGCTTTTCATTGATTTGTTGGACAGCATTTATCAATGTAACTTGACTGgttatgaatattattttaaGTGGTTATCGGGGCAGGTTCCGGAAGAGTTGTTAAAGAAAGCCCCGAGTGTGTACAAAGAGCTTTGCTCCAAGAAGTCAAGTAATTCGTCTGAATTTGAGTGTGGGAAAATGACACCTCAGCATTTCATGCGCATATGTATGAATTTGAACAAAGTTGCGATCAAATCAATTCGTATCTCTGATATTGGAAGTCTGTTACCGTTGATCAAAGACAAGACGGTCAATCTGAAAGTGATTCATCTCGTTCGTGATCCGAGAGGGATGATCGCTTCTCGTGTGCTTGCCATGAACGATATCAAGAAAACGGCAGACAAAGTAGAAACATTTACGGACGGAACGAGGGCAGCACTTACCAATTATTGTTGGAACAATTTGCACAACACGGACGTGGGGAAGAACCTGCCCAAATTCCAAGACAACTATTTACTCCTGAGGTACGAGGATGTCTCTTTGGATCCACACGAAGCGGCTCGACGCATCTATAATTTCACTGGTCTTGGTGCTGTTCCTGGGAACGTGTCCAGGTGGATTCAAGAACACACGAGTGCTCACGTAGCCGGGACTTACTCCACCTCGCGAGTGTCAAGTCAAGTCTACCAATCTTGGCGCTCTAGTCTCAGTTTCCCAACTGTTAAAACCATTGAGGAAGTTGGAACCTGTtctaaaatgatgcaaagaTTTGGCTATCTCCCAGCTAAAGATCAAGATCATCTGACTAATCTAAACATCTCCCTTTTATCTGACAAAGTGCCGGATGTCAATCAGGATATGTACTTTATATGA
- the LOC139934581 gene encoding B9 domain-containing protein 2-like codes for MAEVHVIGEIIGASGFPNHSLFCKWGIHAGGAWKVIAGAREGQTQVDLPQNEAFAAWSHPIDIHFATKGLQGWPKLKFEVYHQDDYGRNELYGYGFCHLPTSPGTHNIECVTWRPTGTSREQISQFFIGGAPQLRNPDLVHSAERYALSTSAMGKVHLQLGIIFRNFDRYGVEC; via the exons ATGGCAGAGGTTCATGTTATTGGTGAGATCATCGGGGCAAGTGGATTTCCAAACCATAGTCTTTTTTGTAAATGGGGAATACATGCAG GTGGTGCATGGAAAGTAATAGCTGGAGCTAGAGAGGGGCAGACCCAGGTAGACCTCCCTCAGAATGAGGCTTTCGCTGCCTGGAGTCATCCTATCGACATTCATTTTGCCACCAAGGGTCTTCAAG GATGGCCAAAGCTGAAGTTTGAAGTGTACCATCAGGATGACTATGGACGCAATGAACTCTATGGGTACGGCTTCTGCCATCTGCCTACATCCCCAGGCACACACAACATTGAATGTGTTACATGGCGTCCCACAGGCACCTCCAGAGAGCAGATATCGCAGTTCTTCATCGGCGGTGCCCCCCAGCTACGCAATCCTGACCTGGTGCACAGCGCTGAACGATATGCTTTGAGCACTTCAGCGATGGGAAAAGTCCACTTGCAGCTCGGCATTATCTTCAGGAACTTTGACCGGTACGGTGTGGAGTGCTAG